The sequence below is a genomic window from Anopheles merus strain MAF unplaced genomic scaffold, AmerM5.1 LNR4000591, whole genome shotgun sequence.
ACTACAGATCttcgttgaaaaaaaaatctcataaCAATCGTGAGTACAGGGCCACGGGAGGTGGACCTTGTAATTTGAACAGTTTTTCCGCTTTGGAAAAACATGTAATAGAGATGATGGACATGGAACTGACCGCTTCAGGAACAAGCTGCGATGTGATGGGTGTAAACCAATGTGCACCTGTTGTTGCCATGGCTACCGAAGTCGTCGAAGAGGTTCCTCTTGTAAACAATTTGGTCCATGGTGAAGAGATGGAACAAATAATTGATGAGGAAGAATCAAACGATGCCACTCctacaaaaactaaaaaatcccTCAATCAACTTAGATTGATTGAGCAAATAAGATAcaacaaaattaaagaaaaaacctATGAATTAAAGTTAAAGGAACTAGAATTAAGGAAAGAAGAGTTAGATTGTAAGAAAAAAGATTTAGAGTTTAGGCGCGATGTAGCTATCAAAACGTTGGACTTAGAAAATCGCAAATTCGAATTTCAACAAGAAatagccaaacaaaaaatgagcTTAAACTAGCTATAGCAAAcggccggtctcatggtacagtcgtcaactcgtacgacttaacaacatgcccgtcatgggttcaagccccaaatagaccgtgccgccatactgactatcctgctatggagggaaatcaataagtcactgaaagccaaccccacaagtgtgttggcaggccttgaccagcatcggttgttgagccaaagaagaagaagaagaagctataGCAAATAAGGAGTTAGAAATAAGTTTTGCATTGttagctttaaaaaaaaaccaaaataattaaacattttaCAGCGATTAATAACGAATAGAATTTaataaatccttttttattgaatgTGTGGCAAACAATCAACGTACACCAGAGAAGTTTTATTGTAAAACTACAGTACTTTATATGGTATATGTGTAAAAGATCGGAGAGTGCAGGCTAAGATTCAGTACCTGGCGAGAAGAAATAAAGAACGGGTGTATATATTGAATACTCTACAGGTTTTCTTATAATATCCCAGTTGAAGATATTTTATTCGTTAAATGCTGTTAACATTTCTTCAATGTCATGTTGCCATTCAATGTTGTTCTGAATGCATATGTTGTGCAATGCACAACATATGTTAAGAATAtctccactttttttttgatcATAGTTAAGCCTATTGCTAGCACCAAATAAACATCTAAAGCGTGTTTTCAATATTCCTATTGTACGTTCGACAACGTTCCTTCCTTTGGTATGTCTAATGTTAAAATTAGACTCAACGGATCCTTCTTCAGGATCACGATATGGCATTACGAGCCAAGGCTCAGCTGGATATCCTGCATCACCTACAAAAACGTTGTTAATAAAGCATTAATGAACCCATTGTATAAACCTTAATTCATTTGAATGTTACCTAATAATTTATCGGTTCCACCAGTGGCATgcatattttcaaaatgatCACGTACAGGACTGGAATTCCATACGTACGAATCATGAGAAGATCCACAAAATCTCGGATCAACTGCTCTAATGCGGCATTTATGATCACACACCTGTAAGATTTGAATGCATACACGTTCAGCAAAGTTAATACACATTAATGTATTCCAAGGATACTTACAATCATAGCGTTGATACTATAATACTTTTTACGGTTAAGATACGGCATTGGTCTAAAGCGTGGCTTCATGATGCGTATgtgtgttccatcgacacaCATTACGACATCTCTTATTCcagttttttgaaaaaaatactgcTTTGCTTCTATTTTTTCGTCTGGTGTCATCTCCAAACGAATCCAGTCACCTAATAAAGTTAGAAGCGGTGGTATGACCTCACGTAGAGTGTCCGAAAAGGTCTGCTGCGCTAATGCCACCAAAAAATCTTGACCATGCTGGTAGCGgccctctgcaaaaaaaataagacaTGATGCCAACTTGCTTGTTGCATCAACGCCgttacttttttgtgtgttcaaCTTGTTTCGAATTTTGTCTAAAATGCTTGAAAATATTGCTTTGGTGATCCGGAAGCTTTCAATAAAcctaaaatgtaaaaaaaaaattggtaagAAAATTTAACTAAggattgtattgtattgcatTTACTTACGCTTGATCAGGTAGTTGCAAAGGATCTGTTTCTTTTCTAAATTTCCTACTAGTATTCCTCAACAACAGTTGTTCTtcttcgtcatcatcatcataaaattGCATgtaattcatttttaatttgttttaagtgGTAAAATTACAACAAGAAACACACATATCAAACtgttacaacaacaaaaacaagaatgaCATAGCAATCCAAATGACAGTGACAGAGCTTAATACCAGATTATAAACGCATGAATGGTGCTGTCATACGTTTATTTTGAATTGAGCGACGAATGGATTGCGACGAACGATTTCACCGGCTGAATAATTTCAATTAgaggggcccttcacgattctagtcagtttttttgtatggagtttgacagttggaggctgaaatcatgtaaacactccatacaaaaccacacaaaaaactaacctgcaattttcagtctagattattctagccacaaagctagaattagattctaGTATCTACTCGAAAatacggtgttgtttacatttatcccaaggtgcattaaagagattaggtggtggtggttgcaaaatatcgccacagagttttgcattaatattttttgttgtaaaacaggtatcttttgcacaaattttatgcaaaatgcTTTAAGAACATCTAAAAAATTCATCaatagcataaaatatttcaaagaattaaaatatttgcaaaaaacacatggagctgtcaaatttagaggaatcccgtactgcgaattcacgtatatcgagtatcgcgtactgcggataattgctgtaattTTAGAACCAAtataacatcactttttgacagaacgagtgaaaacttttgctccaacgagctttcttgaggcttgacgaatattcaaaacactcttaaaatcttcattcagaaacagaagcgataaaaatacaccttgggataagcccacctgtatattatacccacttagatagctgcccgaaaactgctatacaatgcaaatagctgacaggctgaaatttcagcctacgaatttacaacggaaagggccccagaATTAGAAAATTATTTGGAGTTAGACACCTTTTGGAATAGGCTCTGTAATGGGTTAGGGTGATAGCTAAGGTGGCCAAATATTCTGATGAGTGTACATACGGTTCAACTGATCAACGCGTACCATCGCGGtcggtcagtttttactgacatgagccgaggtggaataacacttcgttcgaagcggacttttcaacacttgatcgtccaggcgatcatagacacctttaggaggtttcccttactggaaatgttggagtttagaagccttaccttgggtagggggacataactaaactcttgaattaagttggaaggcgaagtattaggaagcgtaacgtcctatcttggcattccgaacgaatctgacttgccatggtcggaattggttttatttatactcaagatatgttatgggtttcgtagatttggttttggaatatgtttttgtcctaattaaatgttattgttattggaaacaatttataaattgaaatagtgTAGGGTGTTTgtcaatttgtgcctatgctgcgcttttagtgtttttacaaaggttctggaaagtttcaactgttctagccaaagaacgagtgcgttcgtcgatcattgcctacactgcgcttttagcaatacgTTGCTATGTGTTCTCGGTTCACCTAGTTTGCCTGCAGTAACGCCTGATTTGCTTATTATGCGTCTTTTGGGTGTTTTCAAgtagtgtgtcacaattgtttttatatgaacgatGAATGAATATGAATTCTTCCGGTTGCTTtgttatggtatgatctgatttgctgagtgtgttataatgaatgtgttgcaatagtgtgatttggctttctgATGTGTGtcacaatgtgtctatagctgatagtgtgtattataataagttctgtatagcagatatgctacacctcccccttcaatagaataacgtaaataatgaaattgtttgaagttattcttttcatttaattaaacttgttttttatgcttttttttgttaactaataaaatcatttcttATCGCTTAAGTTGggtaatattttatataaatttttcTATTATCTAGAGATAAAGAATTGGGAatatttacagggttttccaattgagtttagactagcagcatactttttttgaaaagtcgcaatcgattcttgactagcatcctccaTTTTTGATTACTGGCAATGGAgtattgactaggagcaattgatttcagcagaccgattgctggcgcggagtgaccagattgtttttagaaGTTATCGGTACGAACTCTAAAGCAAATACGGTATTTTTCTACATGACAGTCTAAGAGCGTCGCGTTTATAACACCCGGTGTGACAGATCGACTTAAATAACAAtctgtggataatatttaaCTCATCCGTCGACTAgtttaaagcatttgttttactgctatATATCATCtacaaaataagaaatattttatctGATAGGTTTAATTCTTGTGTTTTTcgaattgataaaaattcataaaatgtATCTAAAAACATTAACTACTTCTAACTAAGTAAcacaaataaactaaataaaaatcatccaagcatccGCTGtaaagtaacgctgatcagcctttacTAGAGTTTTATAATAGAGATTTGTGCATTCCTATCTCACTCAGTAGATCTGTCGTTCGTAATGGGCGTCTCCAACTTCActctcttcccttccctccgcTGTGGCGCTCCAACGCGTGGCAGAGGCAATTGAAGTCCCCATTACTACTACGGTACGGggctcctttccttccttcctatactttccctcctttccctccctcctttcccaccatcccttccctcctatccctccttcctttccccctttcccgccctcctttccctcctttccctccattcCTTCCCTCCTTACCCtcttttccatcctttccctcctttatactcctttctctccttcccttcccttctttgatttcagcaggtccctgcatgGTAGTCTAAGAACGTCGCGTTTATAACACCCGGTGTGACAGATcgacttgaataataatctgtggataGTATTTGATTTAATCCGTCCGCTAGTTTAAAGCATTTAAAGGGGGCGGTCTGCACTCTCCCCTGTTACATAGCGTCCCATGAGCCGTACACTTGCCACGCCggttttaattatattaaaacCGCTGCGTCGGCTTAAGCCATACCGGCCTAATTAAAACGGAAAGatgttgtggacagaccgctgcctcatcctgagggctcactgttgacagcagggctgtcatcctgtgacgtcctcagtgaggatcgcggcgcgagcaggaccagtcgtcctctccccgcattgtgttgtgtatattatttattacctgTGCTTATCGTACCCATACCAAAGATAGGAATAAAACACgtattctgtttgtgccgtacaccaccgtctactatgtttcatttgtgcggacacaacaAATGTGATGAGCGTACATACAGTACATACTATATATATACTATATGTACCATACAGTACATACATCGATCgacgtcgcggtaggtcagtttttactgacatgagccgaggtggaataacactttgttcgaagcggacttttcaacacttgatcgtccaggcgatcatagaaacctttaggaggtttcccttactggaaacgttggagtttagaagccttaccttgggtagggggacataactaaactcttgaaataagttggaagacgaagtattaggaagcgtaacgtcctatcttggcagtccgaacgaatctgactgccacaattggaattggaattgatattatttatactcaaatgaagttaaggatttcgcacatttggttccgggttttatgttggaaagttattgttttcactcagctagttacgtttgtcttttgttgataaGGACGATtaaaaagttattgttttcactcagctagctacgcttgtcttttgttgacaagaacgatggttcctgtcactaagttcctgttttgggtttaacactctgggcgctggCATTTTGTATGCGCTTTCCGAGAACACAGTACAAGATAAGAGATCGATGAGAGCGTTGTATTGGCTTACgatcgttcactctctttccGATCCTCGCATACGATGCCGCTTCGGCAATATGCACCCTACGGACAAAGAacgggtaatttttatcatggtgtgcgtaaaaacctagagttaagccgatggaagatttcctaggcttaaaaaaggggacgggaacgggtaccacggttctctcccgctcccatataaaatacacggtgcgctctctcaatcctttcgtgtgcttgtgtttgtttctttcgtcttgcgctgtgtgcgtttctttcgttcagcgatcgctcacactcgctgcgtatttttttgttatctaaagctaaacaaaaaaaaaacaaacacgtgtagatctttttttcatcactttattgaaacatttgcataactttacacgatttcacacatttacataAACAATATCAAACTAAGATAACATTCATCGCTGCATCGACGCAAATGTTGAAGTGGCCGAATATCTGCGTAGATCATTTTGTACACAttgattactgtaaaaaaggtacgaaatgaagctgcgcgatgtacataacatgcattacgaatcattcgcgcagttttatttgaagctgcacaacacttgaacactttacaaaatcataacaccaatcgtccaggacttaggctgacacacgagcggccgctcgctgccgatccttgagctgtactgacgatttcgtgtggtagcaagaacgagagcacacagGGGAACTTTCGGTacagcagtgcaagcgagacaccgacatcagcacagcgctgcgagcagatcaaactaagcgagctggccgaaaatgaactcacacatttccacatgtgtaactgtattagtgccaaaactgtgttgaaaccaaaacgcgctctcgcctccgtgtatttcacaccgattctccgcttaactctaggtttttacacacaccatgataaatatcccgctcgttgtttgtagggcactctctctttcttccgcTGCAATACGCTCTGTTGAGAGTTGCTGAGAGACCAATCACAGAGAAGGAGAGTGAACAAAGCTGTGATTCCAAAACGAGCCACacagcgcccagagtgttaatgcatatactgttcctgctttgggttataatgcataaactgttcctgcttatgttgtacgtttcggttggttctgttaagtgtgtcacaattgtttttatatgaacggtatggCCTGAATTCTTCTGGTTgcgttgctatggtatgatctgatttgctgaatgtgttataatgaatgttacgacggcgaacggatctgtgggccacgcgaaggatgcggccttgtaaatcaaacccgctcgggtaacagcgatcttctcaaccgttcgacaccaataatcaaccttcccgctagttgctctctcaagtaatttgagGAGCCTATGCCGCAGAATGGGGTGAAGAGGGATGAGAGATTTCTTTCTGATCcgaatatgcaaaattaaaaaagaggtttcttagagttgcaaaatccgaatgattatttattgagaATTCGGTCCCTTTTATACCCCCGGAagcccatacatttttaaggTGTTAGTGTATCCTTTCCGAGGATAAATAGTACATAAGTGTACGTGCGCGTGAGTGCCGCATGTTAGTATATGTATGTGTCGCATATTTATTCCGCTTTTACACGCAGCGTACCCGGTTTCTAGATTAAGGTGATCGCGCACCACGCGAACTTAAAGTTTGACACGTCCGTTACGAATTAAATAATCGCGAACGTAacaatgaatgtgttacaatggtgtggtttggctttccaaagtgtgttacaatgtgtctatagctgatagtgtgtattataataagttgtgTATAGTAGATATGCTACACAATATAACATAAAAGCACTTACGGCTGAATTGAGATATGCAGTAGCGGACCGACAAGCATAACCTAACCATAAGCTAGATTGAGCAAGTTTTTCAGAGTGACCATATGTAGTTCGAATTTTGATCGAATATCGGTTTACAATTGAGCCCACTcaaactaaaattttctaacccaaaatcaaatatttttctaagtattGACCGTTCTAAGTTGATTCCATAAAATTGGAATGCCATGAGTTTTATGAGTGAATAGAAAGTTgtttttatagaaaaataccgtatttgctttagagttcctaccgataacctctaaaaacaatctggtaactccgcgccagcaaccggtctgctgaaatcaattgctcttAGTCAATACTCCATTGCTCGTAATTAAAAAtggaggatgctagtcaagaatcgattgcaactattcaaaaaaagtttgctgctagtctaaactcaattggaaaaccctgtatatatcttataaaatattttgattttcctATAAATCGTTTGTTAGGCTCGTTTCTAGagttttctgcttttatagatgttattacttttagccggtctggtggtacagtcgtcaacttgtacgacttaacaacatgcccttcatgggttcaagtcccgtatagaccgtgccccatacgtaggactgactatcctactatggtaacaataagtcactgaaagccaagcccacttcactagtgggtacaggcaggccttgaccgacagcggttgttgtgccaaagaagaagaagaagaagaagaattgctTTTAGCATGGagataaaattatgaaattttacaaGGAGctctttttgatatttttcgtaAGCAATAGTTCTTCTTGGttcttttacattttcttcaaataatgaggaataattcaattttctagCCTTTTTATCCTGGCAATATAATTCATTGTTTGGTTCATTTATATACTTCTTTTTTGATTTGATGCTAcgttttcttctctttatATGTTTTAGCTCGCTTGTATGATTTTTGTTACAAGGAATCTCACAATTTATTCCCGTGTTATCTAGCAGTAATAAATTATAGGTTACTTGTTcttgaacaatatttttctcaTTGTCATTACTTGTTGTAATCATTTGtatatgttgtttgttttcatgtttataaTCATGTTTAGTATCATTTTCACATTCTTTTGTTATAAGTTATAATTCTCCTTAAATATTCTTTCAGAGCCTCTTGACCGTTTCATatcattcattttttcattatttaatgcatttcttctttttaatttatcttcaagttttttgttactattgttcgttttgcttttaatatttttataatctttTTGAGTTCGATCGTTCATTTGATTAGTATTTGTATAATCCTCGTAATTTTGATTGTATGTACgacttttatgttgttttatattattggggcccttcacgattctaatcagtttttttgtatggagtttgacagttggaggctgaaatcatgtaattactccatacaaaaccacacacaaaactagccagcgattttcagtctagattattctagccacaaagctagaattagattcgagtgcctgctcgaaaacacggtgttgtttacatttaccccaaggtgcattaaagagatcacgtggtggaatctagaatcaaagtgtatgtaatcCAGGTGTCtcataacatgtttttataaccaaatttgaatatcactttttgacaggatgggtgaaaacttttgttcaaacaagcttccttgaggcttgacgaatactcaaaacactctcaaaatcttcattcaaaagcagaagcgataaaaatcagccatctatattcatacaccttgggataagcctacctgtatattatactcacttaaatagctgctcgaaaactgctatacaatgcaaacagctgacaggctgaaatttcagcctacgaacttacaacggaaagggcccatTGGAATTTATTGGAATTGTTCTGACTACTGTTGTTATAGTTGTATTCGCGATTATTATATCCTTGGTTAACTTGATTGTTACTACTACAATTGTTTAACTGATAGTGGCGTTTATAGAAACTGTAGTTGTTATATTTCTATAACTGTAGTTGTCGGATGGTGTTTGAGTtgttattgattgattaaaatttgggtcaatttgataattaattaaaGTATCTTTCTGTTGAAAATCCCTattgttgtttctgttgtAGTTCTGTCTATATCTTAcgggtgggaacctgggtgggttttgtgtCTGAAATCTAGTATTATTTGGAAATTCGCTGAAATTCCTCCTTTcttggtagttgtttccataccctctattgttcctggtagacatgggcaaaatgattctttgcGACGATTCGAGCGAGCTGGCTCTTTTGCTTACTGCAAATCACGAGCGAGCGGTGATTCCTCCGCTCGCGCTAGCCATATATTATCGATTGGACAGGACATATAGGTAATCTTTCGTGTGGTTTGGTATGGCATTATGACCAATTGCCATGATCTGAAACCGTTGTGCACGGCGATTAGCGATCCGTCTTGACATGCTGTCAGTTTCGAATAAAAAGGAATGCGCAGCTCGCGCTGCGCATGATTTAGCGTCCAAGCTCCAACTAAACACATCGTGTTCATTTATATATTTGAAAGAACATAACatggcgatcctgccaggagcaacagcaacatattAGGAAAACGCTAATTATGGCATACATATAACATTGCCATACGTCCAGAAGTGATATTTCTTGCATTGTGACATCAAAAGAGCACAGCAGTAGCAAAGTGCGGTGTAATGTGTCCATATAAAAATGCGTCACATGATTGAACCAGAGCATAGTGTTTggcttagaaaaaaaaatcgaattaaCTGTTTCTGTCATCGCCTCACTGAGTTCATCGCCTActgagttaaaaaaaagaagagaaaaagttaACGTGTGAAAAAAGCAGCAACCGTTCCGGCCCTCTTCTTTCCGGACTAATACGTGACACCAGTTCGCTGTATTAGTGtgcatgttttaaaaaaaaaaaaaaaagtttgtggtgataaaacaaacaacgcccCTCATCGTGAATCATCGTGTTCGTTGtctagtgtgtgt
It includes:
- the LOC121602731 gene encoding putative nuclease HARBI1 — translated: MNYMQFYDDDDEEEQLLLRNTSRKFRKETDPLQLPDQAFIESFRITKAIFSSILDKIRNKLNTQKSNGVDATSKLASCLIFFAEGRYQHGQDFLVALAQQTFSDTLREVIPPLLTLLGDWIRLEMTPDEKIEAKQYFFQKTGIRDVVMCVDGTHIRIMKPRFRPMPYLNRKKYYSINAMIVCDHKCRIRAVDPRFCGSSHDSYVWNSSPVRDHFENMHATGGTDKLLGDAGYPAEPWLVMPYRDPEEGSVESNFNIRHTKGRNVVERTIGILKTRFRCLFGASNRLNYDQKKSGDILNICCALHNICIQNNIEWQHDIEEMLTAFNE